One window from the genome of Lacerta agilis isolate rLacAgi1 chromosome 16, rLacAgi1.pri, whole genome shotgun sequence encodes:
- the LOC117060922 gene encoding non-histone chromosomal protein HMG-14-like, protein MPKRKVNAAEEEPKRRSARLSAKPVTAKIETKPKKPASKDKPEEKKAPAKGEKGPKGKQAEEINNEELKDTGKLPAENGEAKSDEEAPVSDAAGEKEAKFQ, encoded by the coding sequence ATGCCTAAGAGAAAGGTGAACGCCGCTGAAGAAGAGCCAAAAAGGCGATCTGCACGCCTGTCTGCTAAACCTGTCACTGCCAAAAttgaaaccaaaccaaaaaagCCAGCTTCAAAGGATAAGCCTGAGGAAAAGAAAGCCCCAGCGAAAGGGGAAAAGGGACCAAAAGGTAAACAGGCTGAAGAGATTAACAATGAGGAATTAAAGGATACCGGTAAATTGCCTGCAGAAAATGGAGAAGCAAAAAGTGATGAGGAGGCCCCAGTATCTGATGCAGCgggagaaaaagaagcaaaatttCAGTAA